The genomic DNA GCCAGTACTGCGTCGAGTCGCTGTTTCAAAGCCTAGTCTTTCGCGCGTTCAAGATACTCGCCGGTGCGGGTATCGACCTTGAGGCGGTCGCCAGTCTTGATGAACGCCGGCACCTTGATGACAAAGCCCGTCTCCAGCGTGGCGTCCTTCTGCAGGCTGCTGGTGGTATCGCCCTTGACGACGTTCTCGGCGTAGGTCACCTCGAGCACCAGGTTCTTTGGCAGCTCGATATTGATGACCTTGCCCTCAAAGAACTGCAGGTCGACATCGTTGCCTTCCTTCAGGAAATTCTTGGCTTCGTCGATGACATCGGCCGGCAGCTGG from Candidatus Saccharibacteria bacterium includes the following:
- the efp gene encoding elongation factor P codes for the protein MYGPTDLKKGVLIQLDGKPFRVIEYSQKVMGRGGSIVNVRLKNVIDGSVIPKTFKGAEKIEPASVEHRSVQYLYSDGDDFHFMDPQSFEQFQLPADVIDEAKNFLKEGNDVDLQFFEGKVINIELPKNLVLEVTYAENVVKGDTTSSLQKDATLETGFVIKVPAFIKTGDRLKVDTRTGEYLERAKD